GATCAAGCTGGAAACAACAGATTTGATTTATACAGAACCTTTAATCCATTATGAATGTATGTTTTAATTATGAATGCAGCTGGTCATGTTCAGTGGGCAGCACTGATGTTGAATTGTAATAAAGCCTTTTATCTTGACTCCTTATTCCTATTCAACGGGGACAGTGTGTGCAGCACATGGATTACGTCTCAAAAATTCAGCTCCATTAATCCCAGAGAGCTCACCGAGGGACACCACACAACAACCTCATCGAAGCCCACGGAGAAAGGAGCGTCTCCTCtgctggttaccatggcaacgacTGTGCCAGAAGCAGTATTTCATACTGTACCATATGTAGTCATGCAGTATGCAGGAAATGAGTTACATCACAAGATGCATTAAGTTCATCCTAATACatgaaaaaagataaaaacatatAACAGACTGAGCCAACATTTGATGGGCTAAACTTTTCCCATTGCTTGCTAGAGAAGACAAAAACTGCCCTTTCCCTCCcgtgaccctgtagtacaggtcAGTGTGGGTCAAGTAAGTGGATAGATGGATGAGTGATAGGTTGAAAAACATGCTGTTGATTCACATACCAGTAGTTTTAATTTatgaacacagaaaaaacacaagcagccacCAGCCATTTCATCCCACTAATGTTTATCCACCTGAAGAGGAAGGGCACCAAAATATATGCACAGTGGATGAAgaaaaacatacacagacagcttGCTTCACCAATTACTGTGTTTTTCCTTGAACTCTTTTATACCCTTGCTGCATGCTCTAATTTAGAGCTAGGCAATTAAACGGAAATGAAGTTATTGCTCAGAACATTCAGTAATCGTGTAGTCCTGTGACGCTGAGGTGAAATAAAAGTGGCAGCAGCCTTTTAATGTCTCTAAGGTCTTGTTTGATGCAGTGTTAATGTTTGCTGGTGCTGGCTTCACTATGGAACACCTTTGTAATTAAAATCACTTGTGTTTGTCCCATTAAACACAGCCAATGTGCCGACTAGGATGCAAAATAACCATGGGATAAAACAACATACATTTTGTATATGTATTCAGCTTTGCTTTAGGTTTGGAAGAACTGTGCACCGAACAGCTACTGTATAATGTATTATGGCAAACAGGCAGCTAAACCAGTAGGGGGCAGCGAATGTATTGTAATAAGAAGAGAGCTCATGTTTTACAGTATTGTTGCACCCACATCATAAAATTGATAACATGAAACCCAAATGTATTCAGTAACAACAGCACTATATGAACTTAGTACAAAgtattttattgtaaatgtcTGAAATACTACAGTACACTTGTGGTTATAGTACTGACAACAGGGCTATAGATGaagtaacaaaaataaatacatctgcaTTGACAGATATGGGCTGAGTTTAGTTTTGGGAACTTTTTAAAGttccttcttttttatttatatgacTTTGCTTCTAGGACATGAATCAACTTGGGCATTGTTCTGACGTCTATAATATACTATGTCACCGTGTTATGATAACAAAAGGTCAAGATCTCTGGTTATTAGCCTTGCCTTTTGTCTCATTGCTGTTCTGCCTGACATCTCCCTCATAAAGGGTTTAAAAAAGTTCAGAATATAACTCCTACAGTCACATTTCACTAGTTTCTGTGACAGAAATACATGTAGCCACAGTATCTATGATAACCACAACCCACAACAAGGGAGAGGAGACTGGCTTTCTGGGTATTATGAAAGATCAAGAGCTTCATCACCAGTCAACTGATTTCCTATATGTTTAGCCAGAACAGTGATGATCGCAACATCCAGTGCACCTATACAGAGGCTCAGTCATGAAACACAGATGACAAGAAGCCCAGATTGTCATGACAACAAAGCATTTCAAAAGCATCCctaccatcatcatcatcatcatccactcACTAACCTCATGCCATGTAGAGCCCCATGTGAAATGTTAGAAAATAACCAACATCCCAGACAGTAGAGTTTTAAAAGACTATTCAAAAGTGTAAAAATCACTTTCTAGGGATAAAAATACTGCTTGTTCCATTTACATCCCAACATTTGTCACTTTAGAAATAGATTCAGACAccaattacaaaacaaaacaacaaaaatatgtgaAATAAAGGAAAGTCATTAGTGTCTTAAGTACACAGTACACACAGCATAAAAATAAGTGAGGCAGAATCCTTCTATTGTCAATACAGAAAAGTGCCAGAGATAGCTGATCCTTCATATTGTTTGGTCTGTCCTTGTCTCTTCATTTCAGCAGTGTCCTTTTCTTCCCCAGTCagcttgtgtgtattttaaagaGTTCTCTCAGACTGGGAACGTGCAATGATCTTTGTGTTTTAAGCCAGGGTTCTCTGTCTTGGTTTTATTCTCGGGTAGAGCTGTTagaaccaacaaacaaacacacatcagcactGCACATCTTCATATTAatgcaacataaacacacatcttATCTGCAGCTGTGGTACAATGgcgtagatttgcttttgacattggtggggacctaagattccaACAACTGTCTTGCACTTGCTGTCTCGCATACCAACCAATGTAGCTCCACTCGTGACAGCAGGGAAAGGCACAGCCAATCATATGGCCATATGTGAGCCCCTgatataacccaatcagaatACCAAGGGCTTTGGGTAGGACCAATTATGGGGAGGATATCTATTTGTAGGACACCAGAAAAGAacagaatttaacccttcctgcacccaatgagatgGTTACTTACCCCTAACAGGTTGCGGGGAATGTAACCCTCTGTGTCACCCATGCGTGCCCACCACCATTCGATTTCATCCTCGTCCTCTCTGCGGATGATGGTCATGCAGTCTCCCTCACGGAAAGAAAGTTCATCAGGGTTTTCACCAGTGTAGTCCCACAGGCCGTAGACCACGCCCCTGTTCATGATGCCCATTTTCTCTTGAACACCTGAGAAAAGATCGACGCAGACGCGGAAAAATAATCAGCAAACATTTGTTTGCCCAGAATGACACATTGACACAACAGATAGCTATCACTGACCATAAAGGAACTGAGAGCACTGGGTATAGCCATCTTCCATCTCTTCACATTTatcagctgctgtttgcatGTCGCTGTAAGTCATTGCAAACACTGCTGCACCGGACTCCACCAGGAACTTGCAAACTTGCACATTGTTGCAGGATGCAGCACAGTGAAGAGGTGTCCTAAAATAAGGAAATTGTGCATGAAAAAGAACAGTTAGGGAGAGAAAACGTGCCAGTGTGTAACAGTGCCAATATCAACAAAGTCAGCTGTGAACTCACCAGCCGTCACTGTCAGCAGCATTGACATTGACACCAAACTGCACCAGAAATTTGACAAtgtctgtatgtccagcacagaCAGCATTGTGAAGAGCAGTGATACCTTCATCGTTGGGCTGACTGGGATCATCCACCTGTGTACAACATCACAGACAGTGAATgagacagatttaaaaaaacatgtgtaacacagcaTGCAGGAATACTAACGGAACAGAAAAAAGCATACAGAACTAAATTtagaaaatgacacacacaatgtgGTGAGAAAGCATAAAAGGTTCCATGGGGCTTACCTCATAGATGATTCTCTGGACGAGATCAAATTCTCCCTCCAGAGAAgagtccagcagcagagccagtGGGTTGAACTTCACTCTCATGCTGTGGTCAATGCGTTCAGAACTAGGCTTGCGTAAATTAGTCCTCTTACCCTAAAGACACAGTCATGATTGTGTATCAGACAAAGAAATTCCAAAAGCCATTATGTCCCAAAGAAGGGAAATGTAAAACGTTTCTTCCTAAGGTCTGTCCTGGTGAGATGTCCTCTCAGTTGTGCTCAGTCTGGACTGGGAGGAGTAACTTGTTTGTTTCAGCTCTTAGTGCACTGCTAATCCAGTTTCTGAGCACAAGCTGTAAGAATTCATTCCCCTAAAACCATTATTATGCAATCTGAATAGGAACAATTACCATtcagtgaagtaaaaaaaaggcttttaaatGCAGGTGAAAAATAAGGTAACTAGAGGGAAATGGGTCATAACACTGGTTTCTCATTGGTTTGTTCTTTCAGGGTAACACTTGCCACATCATTAACTAAACCACTTAAGGAGTTTCACTGAGAGCTTAgctgcaaaaaaatgtaaactggTGTTTATTTTCAACACAGCGAATAAGTAAATGGGGAAAACTGGGGTGTGTATCCGCTTATTGTAAGCACAAGAAGGCCTATTTTCTTCAGAAACAATAGCAGTACTTGAAAGGGATTATTCAATTATATAACATCAGACCAGGTCAGTGCATGAAAAGTAGAATGTGCAACTGTAACACATGACACTCTGGAactaacaaacacatgtgggaGGATTTGAAAACACACGTAGCACTAAGGGTAATCTACTGTTGACTGCAGTGACAAAAGCCCTTCACACCATCAATGCaaccattttaaaaaacaaacagctgacaaCAACTTCATACCGGTGGCAGAGTGACCTGTCCGGTCACCTCAGGTGCCTTCATATTAAAGGTGTCCTCTCCCAAGCTGTCCTGCTCAGCTCCGCTGGGATATGGAGGAGGTGGGTAAGGAGGGAACTCTTCCATGAAGCCatctggaggtggagggggcagATTAGGCAATGTGTCCTCCAAGCcagcaggtggtggtggtggaaaaAGAGCATCTTCTGGCCTGGGGGGAGGGTGtgatggtggaggagggggaatAATGTCCTCGCTCACTGAGAAGGCTGAAGGTGGTTTGGTTGGTTCAGCAGAGGCTGGGATAGGGAGATGAGCACCTGGGGTGTGAGATGGGAGCTGCCCCCCCTCCAAAGTCTGCCCCGTCTCTGATGGGTGGTTTTCTGCACTACTCGGAGGGCTTGGGCCATGTGACCCCACAGATCCACTGGTTGCCTCTTCTGCTTCTCCAGCGTAGGTGGTAGTAGTTGGTGTGGTCACAGTGGTCTCCATAGCTGCCAGTGTGGTCTTCTGATAGAGGAGTTTCTGAATGTTGGGGCCTGCAGGACCCTCTGGCTCAGTGATGGAGCTGCGTTTCTTTAGGGGCCTTGGGGCATTGTACAGCTTCTTTCTCAGGGCTTCCAGGTCACCATCACTCTGGTGCCTGTAGGGGTTGGAAATGAATGGGAGCAGCTTGGTAGGACTAAGTGGCCGGGGAATGCGCTCTGTTTCTGGCTGGTGGCCCTCAGAAGAGCTTGGAACCACATTGTTTGCTCCACCATGGTCAACTTCAGATTCTGGAGCAGGGGAACGACTGTCTGGGTACGGGTTTTCCAGATGTGGGGAGCCTCCACTGGGGATCACTGGTTTACCATACACTACAGACAAAACAGAGAAGTGTTAAGATTACAGTGTCTGCAGACATGCTATATTGTGTAACTTCTTATATAAAACTGAGGGTATGTTGTGTCCATTAGCTCCAGGTTCAATTAAAGGTTATTGATAGAATAAGACTATATTCATGTTACAGAGATTGTTGATTTAGACCAGATTCAGGACAgaagaattttttttatttccataaTTCCTGTCAGGCAAGAAGGTATGTTTGCCTGTGATTGTGTAGGGGAGATGTAACAGATGGCTCAGCCCTGCTGATGATTACTTTGCTTTACCCGTGTTTGTATCTAAACTCCTGCATTAATATTTGATGAAGACATCCCTTTTTGTCTCAGAAAACActcaaagagaaacaaaaaattACCCTGGATATTCTTACCACTGACAAATCCATTGGTGCGGCCTTGAGCCCTGGTGAGAGCACCCTGCACGCCAGGCTGAAAAGGCTTCCCTGAGCCAGGCTGCTGCGTGTACATGGAGTAGATGGAGCTAGCTGCTAAGGTCTGTGGTTTACTCAGGCTGGCATCTTTGGAGGAGGGCAGCTCTGGAGTGAAGGGTCGTACCGTAGCAGCAGGTGGAGTGTCTTGCTTGGAAGGAAGGGGGAGTGTCTGACTCTGTGATGGTGGAAGAGGGCCACGGCCCTGCgcagctgcaggctgctggCTGTGGGGCTTGGCTTTCGGGAAGGTGCCTGTGTTAAGGCCTTGTT
This Parambassis ranga chromosome 15, fParRan2.1, whole genome shotgun sequence DNA region includes the following protein-coding sequences:
- the tp53bp2a gene encoding apoptosis-stimulating of p53 protein 2 isoform X1, with the protein product MRYEAKMMPMFLTVYLSNNDQHFTEVPVTPETLCRDVVDLCKEPGETDCHLSEMWHGSERAVGEGERMLDVLQRWGQRRMEVRFFLRHNRAPSRESGGSRGSESKRNGVKGPPDRRMENGVATPRMDMTLAELQEMAARQQQQIEAQQQLLASKEQRLRYLKQQEHRQQQQASEQEKLQRLRENIENQETRLKKVRALKGQVEQKRLSNGKLVEEIEQMNNLFQQKQRELVMAASKVEELSRQLELLKNGKMDNFHDNQTSVAELDRLYKELQLRNKLNQDQNSKLQHQRETLNKRNMEVAAMDKRISELRDRLLKKKAALQQKENLPNGFPGKERASKDTHPQLPSDGPAGQQSGPSRVAAVGPYIQSSTMPRGPVRHDLLVKPAYPDGTATLPAHDPQSRAGTGLQPSKLADWGSSGPQLNTNGHGGASTLPRINSHSNSHTDQDESELKRDRKVRPFSMFEPTEAPATSLRKNQSSDDLVRDAQSASKASVKVPPPVPTKPKGPGIMPYAKQGLNTGTFPKAKPHSQQPAAAQGRGPLPPSQSQTLPLPSKQDTPPAATVRPFTPELPSSKDASLSKPQTLAASSIYSMYTQQPGSGKPFQPGVQGALTRAQGRTNGFVSVYGKPVIPSGGSPHLENPYPDSRSPAPESEVDHGGANNVVPSSSEGHQPETERIPRPLSPTKLLPFISNPYRHQSDGDLEALRKKLYNAPRPLKKRSSITEPEGPAGPNIQKLLYQKTTLAAMETTVTTPTTTTYAGEAEEATSGSVGSHGPSPPSSAENHPSETGQTLEGGQLPSHTPGAHLPIPASAEPTKPPSAFSVSEDIIPPPPPSHPPPRPEDALFPPPPPAGLEDTLPNLPPPPPDGFMEEFPPYPPPPYPSGAEQDSLGEDTFNMKAPEVTGQVTLPPGKRTNLRKPSSERIDHSMRVKFNPLALLLDSSLEGEFDLVQRIIYEVDDPSQPNDEGITALHNAVCAGHTDIVKFLVQFGVNVNAADSDGWTPLHCAASCNNVQVCKFLVESGAAVFAMTYSDMQTAADKCEEMEDGYTQCSQFLYGVQEKMGIMNRGVVYGLWDYTGENPDELSFREGDCMTIIRREDEDEIEWWWARMGDTEGYIPRNLLGLYPRIKPRQRTLA
- the tp53bp2a gene encoding apoptosis-stimulating of p53 protein 2 isoform X2; this encodes MRYEAKMMPMFLTVYLSNNDQHFTEVPVTPETLCRDVVDLCKEPGETDCHLSEMWHGSERAVGEGERMLDVLQRWGQRRMEVRFFLRHNRAPSRESGGSRGSESKRNGVKGPPDRRMENGVATPRMDMTLAELQEMAARQQQQIEAQQQLLASKEQRLRYLKQQEHRQQQQASEQEKLQRLRENIENQETRLKKVRALKGQVEQKRLSNGKLVEEIEQMNNLFQQKQRELVMAASKVEELSRQLELLKNGKMDNFHDNQTSVAELDRLYKELQLRNKLNQDQNSKLQHQRETLNKRNMEVAAMDKRISELRDRLLKKKAALQQKENLPLPSDGPAGQQSGPSRVAAVGPYIQSSTMPRGPVRHDLLVKPAYPDGTATLPAHDPQSRAGTGLQPSKLADWGSSGPQLNTNGHGGASTLPRINSHSNSHTDQDESELKRDRKVRPFSMFEPTEAPATSLRKNQSSDDLVRDAQSASKASVKVPPPVPTKPKGPGIMPYAKQGLNTGTFPKAKPHSQQPAAAQGRGPLPPSQSQTLPLPSKQDTPPAATVRPFTPELPSSKDASLSKPQTLAASSIYSMYTQQPGSGKPFQPGVQGALTRAQGRTNGFVSVYGKPVIPSGGSPHLENPYPDSRSPAPESEVDHGGANNVVPSSSEGHQPETERIPRPLSPTKLLPFISNPYRHQSDGDLEALRKKLYNAPRPLKKRSSITEPEGPAGPNIQKLLYQKTTLAAMETTVTTPTTTTYAGEAEEATSGSVGSHGPSPPSSAENHPSETGQTLEGGQLPSHTPGAHLPIPASAEPTKPPSAFSVSEDIIPPPPPSHPPPRPEDALFPPPPPAGLEDTLPNLPPPPPDGFMEEFPPYPPPPYPSGAEQDSLGEDTFNMKAPEVTGQVTLPPGKRTNLRKPSSERIDHSMRVKFNPLALLLDSSLEGEFDLVQRIIYEVDDPSQPNDEGITALHNAVCAGHTDIVKFLVQFGVNVNAADSDGWTPLHCAASCNNVQVCKFLVESGAAVFAMTYSDMQTAADKCEEMEDGYTQCSQFLYGVQEKMGIMNRGVVYGLWDYTGENPDELSFREGDCMTIIRREDEDEIEWWWARMGDTEGYIPRNLLGLYPRIKPRQRTLA